One window of Mobula hypostoma chromosome 30, sMobHyp1.1, whole genome shotgun sequence genomic DNA carries:
- the LOC134339801 gene encoding RNA-binding protein 4-like — MKIFVGNIPTEGTVEELRTLFEYYGTVRECDIIRHYGFVHMDSPEEAAQAIAALNQYELHGQKLNVAESRPKPPISAAVTKVYVGNLAASCSNQELRAKFEEYGRVVECDIVKDYAFVHMEKEEDAIKAIASLDGQEFLGNKLRVQLSRSTYGKSGGQREVCQRCGRQGHQARDCHSLRLNQYSQYQLASQYYPSYYSYYDYDYGHGSYYDYYEDYQTATAAAGYATLDYGRERSPNRLASSAVTTSNNSLYERTRLSPLTVPKYQTEKYMDESLRYIAVARKQAAAAAGHAALTSAVGTGESMAASAANNVVYVAAAAWNTVAPVEDSSLGTAQVTEQ; from the exons ATGAAGATATTTGTGGGCAACATCCCGACTGAGGGCACGGTGGAGGAGTTGCGTACGCTCTTCGAGTATTATGGCACGGTGCGGGAGTGCGATATCATCCGGCACTACGGCTTCGTGCACATGGACAGCCCCGAGGAGGCGGCGCAGGCTATCGCCGCGCTCAACCAGTACGAGCTGCACGGCCAGAAGCTCAACGTGGCCGAGTCGCGGCCTAAGCCCCCGATCTCCGCGGCCGTCACCAAGGTCTACGTGGGCAACCTGGCGGCCAGCTGCAGCAACCAGGAGCTGCGGGCCAAGTTCGAGGAGTACGGCCGCGTGGTCGAGTGCGACATCGTCAAAG ATTATGCTTTTGTCCACATGGAAAAAGAGGAAGATGCAATCAAAGCAATAGCCAGCCTAGACGGCCAGGAGTTCCTAGGGAACAAGCTCAGGGTGCAGCTCTCCAGGTCGACCTATGGGAAATCTGGTGGGCAGCGGGAAGTATGTCAGCGTTGCGGAAGGCAGGGCCACCAAGCTCGAGATTGCCACTCGCTGCGCCTCAATCAGTACAGCCAGTACCAGCTGGCGTCCCAATACTACCCCTCTTACTATTCCTATTACGACTACGATTACGGTCACGGCTCCTATTACGACTATTACGAAGATTACCAGACGGCCACCGCGGCCGCTGGTTATGCGACTCTCGATTATGGAAGAGAGAGGAGCCCTAATCGTCTTGCCTCGTCTGCAGTGACCACCAGTAACAACTCCCTGTATGAGCGCACCCGCCTCTCGCCGCTCACGGTGCCAAAATATCAAACAGAGAAATACATGGACGAAAGCCTCAGGTACATAGCCGTAGCACGCAAGCAGGCGGCGGCGGCAGCAGGGCACGCCGCCCTTACTTCTGCAGTGGGGACAGGGGAGAGCATGGCGGCCTCGGCAGCGAATAATGTCGTTTACGTCGCTGCTGCTGCGTGGAATACGGTGGCACCCGTTGAAGACTCTTCCCTTGGGACTGCCCAGGTGACGGAGCAGTAA